One window of Medicago truncatula cultivar Jemalong A17 chromosome 2, MtrunA17r5.0-ANR, whole genome shotgun sequence genomic DNA carries:
- the LOC112419317 gene encoding uncharacterized protein, with product MTMQCERSGEYKPPKTRKKPKLEGTGSRKCNCPFRLKCFFEEKKTQEGWIAMLCGVHNHDLASNLSGHLLAGRLKGEEKQRVINMTKSLEKPRNILTDLKERNKEIVTLIKLVYNARTKWHKGQREDKTELQYLITRLEENQYVYFTRANSEETTPEDLFFAHPKSIDMLNTFPTVLAMDSTYKTNTY from the coding sequence ATGACGATGCAATGTGAGAGGAGTGGTGAATACAAGCCACCTAAGACGAGGAAGAAACCGAAGCTTGAAGGCACGGGCTCAAGGAAGTGTAATTGTCCGTTTAGGTTGAAATGCttctttgaagaaaaaaaaacacaagaagggtgGATTGCAATGCTTTGTGGAGTTCATAACCATGACTTGGCGTCAAATTTATCCGGCCACCTTCTTGCGGGTCGACTAAAAGGGGAGGAGAAGCAAAGAGTTATCAACATGACAAAGAGCTTGGAAAAGCCTAGGAATATTCTCACGGAtttgaaggaaagaaacaaagaaattgTGACACTCATCAAGCTAGTGTATAATGCACGAACTAAATGGCACAAGGGGCAAAGAGAGGACAAGACCGAGTTGCAATACTTGATTACAAGGTTGGAGGAGAATCAATATGTCTACTTTACAAGAGCTAATAGCGAGGAAACCACACCTGAAGATTTGTTCTTTGCTCACCCGAAATCAATTGATATGCTCAACACTTTTCCCACCGTTTTGGCCATGGACTCCACCTACAAAACCAATACCTACTGA
- the LOC25486170 gene encoding autophagy-related protein 8C-like has translation MSKASFKTQHPFERRQAESSRIREKYPDRVPVIVEKAGRSDIADIDKKKYLVPADLSVGQFVYVVRKRIKLSAEKAIFVFIENTLPPTAALMSALYEEHKDEDGFLYMTYSGENTFGSSH, from the exons ATGTCTAAGGCTTCCTTCAAGACTCAACATCCTTTCG AAAGAAGACAGGCTGAATCTTCTCGCATCAGAGAGAAGTATCCTGATAGAGTACCT GTGATTGTGGAGAAAGCTGGAAGAAGTGACATTGCTGACATTGATAAGAAGAA GTATCTTGTCCCAGCTGACTTGTCTGTTGGtcaatttgtttatgttgtcCGGAAAAGAATTAAGCTCAGTGCAGAGAAGgctatttttgttttcattgaaAACACTCTACCTCCAACTG CTGCTCTGATGTCTGCCCTTTATGAGGAACACAAGGATGAGGATGGCTTTCTTTACATGACTTACAGTGGAGAGAACACCTTTGGTTCCTCCCACTAG
- the LOC25486172 gene encoding ankyrin repeat domain-containing protein 13C, which yields MIEIEIEMTKGNPQTTSFRRELKPEQYLHSPVHYAVAIGNHSTLSRIISTVPRLPDPTQIHTESDSLSQEKLADQISAVLDRRDVPLRETPLHLAVRLNDVSAAKLLASAGADVSLHNAAGWNPLQEALCRRATEIATILVRHHHRSAWAKWRRRLPRLVAVLRRMRDFYMEISFHFESSVIPFVGKIAPSDTYKIWKRDGNLRADTSLAGFDGLKIQRADQSFLFLGDGDITHAVPSGSLLVLNRDDRKIFDAFENAGAPMSDADVAGFCSQTSVYRPGMDVTKAELVGRTNWRKQEKTENVGEWKAKVYEVQNVLFSFKSRKVSTGESGGEQVIPLELDEDEDGFLVAENPSFGMPMENDKRRHSSFVREDREWVPMGRKSVDMPPSAMMQPARKSSATVRLAQPLPPPAKEKEYMKSLRPSVWLTEQFPLKTEELLPLLDILANKVKAVRRMRDLLTTKFPAGSFPVKVAIPVVPTVRVVITFTKFVELQPVEKFYTPFSSPRHLIATDNDDEQPNPENRYSSFTSSWLRRNNSQSGSSRSKQQQKSSSGPLDLDPFVIPEGYIWSNSGDDKSKKLNKSKSMRKSK from the exons ATGATCGAGATCGAAATCGAAATGACGAAAGGAAACCCTCAAACGACATCGTTTCGCCGTGAACTCAAACCAGAACAATATTTACACAGTCCAGTTCATTACGCCGTCGCAATCGGAAACCATTCAACACTTTCTAGAATCATCTCCACCGTTCCGCGTTTACCCGACCCGACTCAAATCCATACGGAATCCGATTCACTCTCTCAAGAGAAACTCGCCGATCAAATCTCCGCTGTACTCGACCGCCGTGATGTTCCATTACGTGAAACGCCACTCCATCTCGCTGTTCGTCTTAACGACGTCTCCGCCGCAAAACTCCTTGCCTCTGCCGGTGCTGATGTCTCACTTCATAATGCTGCTGGATGGAATCCTCTTCAGGAAGCTTTATGTCGACGTGCAACGGAAATTGCTACAATTCTTGTTCGTCATCATCATCGTTCAGCTTGGGCGAAGTGGCGCCGGAGATTACCGCGTCTTGTTGCTGTTCTTCGTCGTATGCGTGATTTCTACATGGAGATCTCGTTTCATTTTGAGAGCTCTGTTATTCCGTTCGTCGGAAAAATTGCTCCGTCGGATACGTATAAAATCTGGAAACGCGATGGTAATCTACGCGCCGATACTTCCTTAGCTGGATTCGACGGTCTCAAGATCCAACGAGCTGATCAGAGTTTTCTCTTCCTCGGAGACGGCGACATCACACACGCAGTCCCCTCCGGTTCCTTATTAGTCCTCAACCGCGACGATCGGAAAATTTTCGATGCTTTTGAAAACGCCGGTGCTCCGATGAGTGATGCAGACGTTGCTGGATTCTGTTCGCAAACAAGTGTGTATCGTCCGGGAATGGACGTTACGAAGGCTGAACTTGTTGGAAGAACGAATTggagaaagcaagagaaaaCTGAGAATGTTGGTGAATGGAAGGCTAAGGTGTATGAAGTTCAAAACGTGCTTTTCAGTTTTAAGTCTCGGAAAGTCTCCACCGGAGAATCAG GTGGTGAGCAAGTTATACCATTGGAATTGGATGAAGACGAAGACGGTTTTCTGGTAGCGGAGAATCCAAGTTTTGGAATGCCAATGGAAAATGACAAAAGAAGACACAGTAGTTTCGTTCGAGAAGATAGAGAGTGGGTCCCAATGGGAAGAAAAAGTGTGGACATGCCACCTTCAGCTATGATGCAACCAGCTAGAAAATCTTCTGCAACGGTTAGATTGGCACAACCACTTCCTCCGCCGGCGAAGGAGAAAGAGTATATGAAAAGTTTACGGCCGTCGGTGTGGTTGACGGAGCAGTTTCCGTTGAAGACGGAGGAGTTATTGCCGTTGCTTGATATTTTGGCGAATAAGGTGAAAGCTGTGAGGAGGATGAGAGATTTGCTCACGACGAAGTTCCCGGCGGGGAGTTTTCCGGTTAAG GTAGCAATCCCGGTGGTCCCTACAGTAAGGGTGGTGATCACGTTCACAAAGTTCGTTGAGCTACAACCTGTTGAGAAATTCTATACACCATTTTCAAGTCCAAGGCATTTGATAGCTACAGATAATGATGATGAACAACCAAATCCAGAAAACCGTTACTCTTCTTTTACATCTTCATGGTTAAGAAGAAACAATAGTCAATCTGGAAGTTCAAGGAGTAAGCAGCAACAAAAAAGCTCTTCTGGGCCATTGGATTTGGATCCATTTGTTATTCCTGAGGGATATATTTGGAGTAATAGTGGAGATGATAAGTCAAAGAAATTGAACAAGTCCAAGTCTATGAGAAAATCCAAGTGA